From Plasmodium brasilianum strain Bolivian I chromosome 5, whole genome shotgun sequence, the proteins below share one genomic window:
- a CDS encoding hypothetical protein (conserved Plasmodium protein), translating to MERKKNCKIILLVILPENTQNTEEYIKYISLLNSRNISAIFITLGLKEIHNKIKKLENLLKDCVNSFFKQYIVSYESKSAKNMQSFFNYNFKKAYILEMLEKYDESMKLYVNLCKVFYENVGEKIFSDKSTFFEYVIFFNYISIRMIFIYLYFKDIKKSVHHIYTHNKIIFLALMSEEENTEHDDNHESSTYNDGNRNGNSSNNSNTNNKLTEVINNFNITSRKDFINYVKYFACEDEKEKNKLNKAKTEGMNEVVHTLYDTIIKEYLYYNLLSCIYFYFYRIIETFNMNTHDIVLYGIYSCLCIYYKIKTLTKRSKLLSEFSNVQFATYFNLAPESYLYDFILNFLIEIFPIININKISSLSRIVIYFLCMIYFEKGNYIFCLYLLLMFFNNGEEFFFSGSVDTAILKSEIYNLNDFYSALQNFDGNSSYLKMSNGHTYEPMIYLVLNCLGFLLSYDRVRIEVDDRNLKNEKFNIKDYEVLFVKICFEYLNILIKNEKHKEQKEFVIFITRYFKLIYGGNVVIPMEMSLNICYVYAKIYYLVEKNNLKIFLEIKNKSHTNFVFLPFITMLINKEILIFKLNFSNFYEGTIFLNAHALNDKDKEESFFLDHIRKENLLLEEDYSMNDNKLKERRRRRKALFFLNERNMVNLGLFNIVENEIDIEYIELYLYIYKQIIKIKIDKICTCMLRKEYLEGIDDSEVHQSQVMESAVDKYTEEELLTSIKSKVFKNDHISTNLSKLNNDPVINNSEQVSRKNDYNYANGGENITGGFKSTYNYSNEENIEKVKIFEIRNNCDEVDNSYFYKLKKGLYLNQYKNKIICNKNKYIYGRLLMKYVNYFVYPNNYILYLNEYNISYIFITFSKCIKNFELYFSYITDNLNNSTFYLLTKRANVIGVQQINKEQKVKFEGHKNMCKLSQGRTNDKTTHLNVKNYDKEGMIEEVNQNNEVTSVESTSEGFDNSSCSSNDEEDDDRTNDSNKCVNDTANLLINNEEVKELALDETFHKLLSYELSDETNERINNEEMNLFFFEVERKKGKAKEKKGRRGKNERRENKKEREKKKGREKNERREKSVKRLYGRSNFCNECYISYNIKKKKKNCTRSIFSFYTSGKNKLICIPFLVRPTNTKNVNIKFELSFKNIYFQDELNFSVEYSVQPSIITMITRINALWNKNKVEERTQSRHSIESAEKGHNVEKVWNTKYECADESDRKRNANGSNNEHEINQGKLEKYNLEEENHKDIGKDDNRRMRSDLTSYYIYVYNNNKNSIFLKSITNRNLNNTITLSHKSTYCDLVTIHSNRNILIKYKFNYRNFLFPFNKIFKDVIFTNSLKVPYDDLTYFKELNSTMNEQKKSKIRIDLIYSKIVKCNEIFIVESVIRNETNITEEVIIFLYDKKKGRKKKANLNKFYLDQTNSNNKSNNKVLDFKKRTKQEYYNNKSVSQSSSDSSSFSSNDLENLIDQDYYISDDENKNCKKKYIVTGVRIMKNILLPYQTLRLKWSFIAFTYGFVNLPNVLIKRKTKIKNNINVFSSENIELFVI from the exons atggaaagaaaaaaaaattgtaaaataattctaCTAGTTATATTACCGGAAAATACGCAGAATACggaagaatatattaaatacattAGTTTGTTAAATTCTAGGAATATAAGTGCTATATTTATCACGTTAGGATTAAAAGagatacataataaaataaaaaaattagaaaatttgttaaaagactgtgttaattcatttttcaaaCAATATATAGTAAGTTATGAAAGTAAGAGtgcaaaaaatatgcaaagtttttttaactataattttaaaaaagcatatatattagaGATGCTAGAAAAGTATGATGAAAGTATGAAACTTTATGTGAATTTATGCAAagtattttatgaaaatgtgGGAGAAAAAATCTTTTCAGATAAGTCAACATTTTTTGagtatgttattttttttaattatattagtataagaatgatatttatttatttgtattttaaagaCATTAAGAAAAGTGtgcatcatatatatacacataacaaaataatttttttggcTCTAATGAGTGAGGAGGAAAATACAGAACATGACGATAATCATGAGAGTAGTACCTACAATGATGGAAACAGGAATGGTAATAGCAGTAACAATAGCAATACTAATAACAAACTTACAGaagttattaataattttaacattaCAAGCAGAAAAGATTTTATAAactatgtaaaatattttgcatGCGAGGATGAGAAAGAGAAGAACAAGTTAAATAAAGCTAAAACTGAAGGAATGAACGAAGTGGTGCATACATTATATGATACAATTATTAaggaatatttatattataatttactttcatgtatttacttttatttttatagaattATTGAAACATTTAATATGAATACTCATGATATAGTATTGTATGGCATATACAGttgtttatgtatttattataaaattaaaactctTACAAAAAGAAGCAAATTACTTAGTGAGTTTTCAAATGTACAATTTGCTACCTATTTTAATTTAGCCCCGgaatcatatttatatgattttATTCTAAATTTCTTAATCGAAATATTtcctattattaatataaataaaattagcaGTTTATCAAgaattgttatttattttttatgtatgatttattttgaaaaaggaaattatattttttgcttatatttGTTGTTAATGTTCTTTAACAATGGTGAAgagtttttcttttctggTTCAGTCGACACAGCTATTTTGAAAAGCGAGATATATAACTTGAATGATTTTTATTCTGCTCTGCAAAATTTCGACGGGAATAGCAGTTATTTGAAAATGAG CAATGGACATACATACGAGCCTATGATATATTTAGTGTTGAACTGTTTAGGTTTTTTGTTAAGCTACGATAGGGTAAGAATAGAAGTAGATGACAGGAAtttaaagaatgaaaaatttaatattaaggATTACGAAGTATTATTTGTTAAGATATgctttgaatatttaaatattttaattaagaaTGAAAAACATAAGGAACAGAAggaatttgttatttttattacaagaTATTTTAAGCTCATATATGGTGGAAATGTAGTTATTCCTATGGAGATGAGCTTAAACATTTGTTATGTTTATGCAAAGATATACTATTTAGTTGAAAAGAATAATCTTAAgatttttttagaaataaaaaataagagtcATACCAATTTCGTTTTTCTACCATTTATTACtatgttaataaataaagaaatattaatttttaaattaaatttttctaatttttatgaGGGAACAATTTTCCTCAATGCACACGCTTTAAATGACAAAGATAAAGAGGAATCCTTTTTTCTTGATCATATAAGGAAGGAAAATTTATTACTTGAAGAAGATTATTCTATGAATGATAACAAATTGAAAGAgaggaggaggaggaggaaggctttattttttttgaatgaaAGAAATATGGTGAATCTAGGTTTATTCAATATAGTGGAGAATGAAATAGACATTGAATATATTGAATTGTatctttacatatataagcaaattataaaaataaaaatagataaaatttGTACGTGCATGCtaagaaaagaatatttgGAAGGAATAGATGATTCGGAGGTACATCAGTCACAGGTGATGGAAAGCGCAGTAGATAAATACACAGAAGAAGAATTGTTGACAAGTATCAAGTCCaaagtttttaaaaacgATCATATTTCAACTAATTTAAGCAAGCTAAATAATGATCCAGTTATTAACAATTCTGAACAGGTCAGCAGGAAGAATGATTATAATTATGCAAATGGGGGAGAAAATATCACAGGAGGGTTTAAGAGCACCTACAATTATTCAAATGAAGAGAATAtagaaaaagttaaaatatttgaaattaGGAATAATTGCGATGAAGTtgataattcatatttttataaattaaagaaaGGGTTGTACTTAAATcaatataagaataaaattatttgcaataaaaataaatatatctatgGAAGgttattaatgaaatatgtaaattattttgtttatccCAATAATTACATTCTCTATTTGAATGAGTACaacatttcatatatatttattactttttctaaatgtataaaaaattttgaattatatttttcatatataactgacaatttgaataattccaccttttatttattaacaaaacGTGCAAATGTGATAGGTGTTCAACAAATTAATAAGGAGCAAAAGGTTAAATTCGAGGGCCATAAGAATATGTGCAAATTATCTCAAGGGAGAACAAATGATAAAACGACACatttaaatgttaaaaattatgataaagaAGGAATGATAGAAGAGGTCAATCAGAACAATGAAGTTACAAGTGTTGAAAGTACCTCCGAAGGTTTCGATAACAGTAGCTGTTCTAGTAATGATGAAGAGGATGATGATCGAACAAATGACAGTAATAAATGTGTAAATGATACAGCTAACTTATTAATTAACAATGAGGAAGTGAAAGAGTTAGCTCTAGATGAAacttttcataaattattatcatatgaATTAAGCGATGAAACGAACGAGAGGATTAACAATGAAGAAAtgaatttgtttttttttgaggtagaaagaaagaaagggaaagcaaaagaaaaaaaaggaagaagaggCAAAAATGAGagaagagaaaataaaaaagaaagagaaaaaaaaaaagggagagAAAAAAACGAAAGGAGAGAAAAAAGTGTTAAAAGACTGTACGGAAGAAGCAATTTTTGCAACGAATGCTACATATcatataacattaaaaaaaagaaaaaaaattgtacacgaagcattttttccttttatacaAGTGGTAAGAATAAACTGATATGTATACCGTTTCTTGTGCGTCCAACAAATACCAagaatgtaaatataaaatttgaatTATCCTTTAAGAACATTTATTTTCAAGATGAGTTAAACTTTTCAGTTGAGTACTCAGTTCAGCCTTCCATAATAACTATGATTACTCGAATAAACGCATTATGGAATAAAAACAAGGTGGAGGAAAGAACACAAAGCAGACATTCTATCGAAAGTGCAGAAAAGGGGCATAACGTAGAAAAGGTCTGGAATACAAAATATGAATGTGCAGACGAAAGTGATCGCAAGCGAAATGCTAATGGTAGCAACAACGAACATGAAATTAATCAAGGAAAATTAGAAAAGTATAATTTAGAAGAGGAAAATCATAAGGATATTGGTAAAGATGATAACAGAAGGATGAGGAGTGATCTAACGagctattatatatatgtatataacaataataaaaatagtatatttcttaaaagtATAACGAATAggaatttaaataatacaataacaTTATCTCATAAAAGTACATATTGTGACTTAGTAACAATACATAGTAATAgaaatatacttataaaatataaatttaattatcgaaatttcctttttccatttaataaaatttttaaggaTGTAATATTTACCAACTCTTTAAAAGTTCCTTACGATGATTTGacttattttaaagaattgaACTCTACTATGAATGAGcagaaaaaaagcaaaatcaGAATAGACctaatttattcaaaaattgtaaaatgtaacgaaatttttattgttgAGTCAGTAATAAGGAATGAAACAAATATTACAGAAgaagttattatttttttatatgataaaaaaaaaggacgaaaaaaaaaagcgaaccttaataaattttatttggaTCAAacaaatagtaataacaaaagtaataataaagttttagattttaaaaaaaggacaaaacaggaatattataataataaaagcgTATCTCAGAGTAGTTCAGATTCTTCATCGTTTTCATCAAATGatttagaaaatttaattgATCAAGATTACTATATATcagatgatgaaaataagaactgtaagaagaaatatatagTTACTGGAGTtagaataatgaaaaatattttattgccATATCAAACACTTCGATTGAAATGGTCTTTCATTGCTTTTACCTATGGTTTTGTAAACTTACCTAATGTactaattaaaagaaaaacgaaaataaaaaacaatataaacgTGTTTTCATCAGAAAATATTgaattatttgtaatatag
- a CDS encoding U6 snRNA-associated Sm-like protein LSm8, with protein MTSINIESYLENEILVITNDSRIFTGKLKGFDQTTNIILGNCYERIYKESLEKISLGLYIIRGDTVTLIGEIDEDVDKNILHNKIKPEMLKQVIGYKKEETQDILLI; from the exons ATGACTTCTATAAACATTGAATCTTATTTAGAAA atGAAATATTAGTGATAACAAATGATAGTAGAATATTCACGGGAAAATTAAAAGGTTTTGACCAAACAACAAATATAATACTTGGAAATTGTTATGAAAGAATTTATAAAGAATCGTTGGAGAAAATAAGTTTAGGCTTGTACATAATTAGAGGAGATACTGT aACCCTAATCGGTGAAATTGACGAGGACgtagataaaaatattttacacaataaaattaagCCGGAAATGCTGAAGCAAGTAATTggatataaaaaagaggaaacacaagatattttgttaatatag
- a CDS encoding prohibitin 1, producing MEKLLSSIGRLSVVAGGLSLIPYTFIYDVDGGERCVMFNRFGGVSENTYGEGSHFYIPWFQTPYIYDIKMKPKVINTTTGTRDLQIVTLSLRLLFRPHTKHLPYLHSTLGPDYDERVLPSIGNEVLKAVVAKYNAESLLTQRDKISKEIRESITARAKHFNILLDDVAITHLSYGKEFAKAIEDKQVAQQESERVKFIVAKTEQEKIAAVIKAQGEAEAAKLISTAVKEYGNSLLEIRKLEAAKEIAENLSKSKNVTYFPSNSNILLNPKNL from the coding sequence ATGGAGAAGCTTTTATCTTCAATAGGAAGGCTAAGTGTTGTTGCAGGAGGGTTAAGTTTAATTccatatacttttatatatgatgtaGATGGGGGAGAGAGGTGTGTTATGTTCAATCGTTTTGGAGGAGTAAGTGAAAATACATATGGAGAAGGGAGTCATTTTTACATTCCTTGGTTTCAAactccatatatatatgatataaaaatgaaaccGAAAGTAATTAATACGACAACAGGAACAAGAGATTTACAGATTGTTACCTTAAGTTTAAGACTATTATTTAGACCTCATACAAAGCATCTTCCATATTTGCATAGTACTTTAGGGCCAGATTATGATGAACGTGTTTTACCCTCAATTGGAAATGAAGTACTTAAGGCTGTTGTTGCAAAATATAATGCAGAATCCTTATTAACTCAAAGAGATAAAATTTCTAAAGAAATAAGAGAAAGTATTACAGCAAGAGctaaacattttaatatattattagacGATGTAGCAATTACTCATTTAAGTTATGGAAAAGAATTTGCTAAAGCTATTGAAGACAAACAAGTTGCACAGCAAGAAAGTGAAAGGGTAAAATTTATTGTTGCAAAAACAGAGCAAGAAAAAATTGCTGCTGTTATTAAAGCGCAAGGAGAAGCAGAAGCTGCTAAATTAATATCCACAGCAGTTAAAGAATATGGGAATAGTTTACTTGAAATTAGAAAATTGGAAGCAGCTAAAGAAATAGCTGAAAATTTGAGCAAATCAAAAAATGTTACTTATTTTCCATCAAATTCAAACATTTTGTTAAAcccaaaaaatttatag
- a CDS encoding hypothetical protein (conserved Plasmodium protein), whose product MELYNEEIYDRANINVAVIVNDNIRETIIKNLQNDMKNKNVTINSYNYNNINKINNFTNNSFIPEKKCCILQQAWLRKIKIVSSVIIFCVDWQNIINDVDNYIDFRDIDDTHNETNGKNEENKNTLIDSLNGDILDMENLRRNNVNADSVNEDEIKKKKKNYQITLVFKMLNL is encoded by the coding sequence ATGGAGCTATACAACGAGGAAATATACGATAGGGCAAACATAAATGTGGCTGTAATAGTTAATGATAACATAAGAGAaacaataattaaaaatcttcaaaatgatatgaaaaataaaaatgttacaaTAAATAgctataattataacaatattaataaaataaataactttacgaataattcatttatccctgaaaaaaaatgttgtaTCTTACAACAAGCGTggttaagaaaaataaaaatcgtCTCatctgttattattttttgtgttgACTggcaaaatattataaatgatgTGGATAACTACATTGACTTCCGTGATATAGACGATACGCATAATGAAACTAATggtaaaaatgaagaaaacaaGAACACATTGATAGATAGTCTGAATGGAGACATTCTAGATATGGAAAACCTTCGCCGAAATAATGTAAACGCAGATAGCGTAAATGAGGatgagataaaaaaaaaaaaaaaaaattatcaaattACGCTTGTGTTCAAAATGTTGAATTTATGA
- a CDS encoding coiled-coil domain-containing protein 124 yields the protein MPQWGAGNSRAIEARLRKKIEKDRKQKEIEEKKLDEFWKDDDKKAQAKIQRKAEAENKRQQKLDRKKELRELYGEEEKSLKSNKEGKTTNAKVTQAQILQRLIEEKKKEIQNEKKKKDNINVHQMELEDNINHIQREEMNYCDEYINATGIDDVISALDNVSFEKTKSVKAAYKMFEEENLPLVKEEHKGLKLSQYKQILWKQFKKSADNPMNQRD from the exons atgccaCAATGGGGTGCGGGAAACTCAAGGGCTATAGAAGCCAGACTAAGAAAAAAGATTGAAAAAGACAGAAAACAGAAAGagatagaagaaaaaaaattagatgaATTTTGGAAAGATGATGACAAAAAAGCGCAAGCGAAAATTCAAAGAAAA GCTGAAGCTGAAAATAAAAGGCAACAAAAGTTAgacagaaaaaaagaattgagGGAATTATATGGAGAGGAAGAGAAATCGTTAAAGTCGAATAAAGAGGGC AAAACAACAAATGCAAAGGTGACACAGGCACAAATATTACAGAGGTTGAttgaagagaaaaagaaggaaatacaaaatgaaaaaaaaaagaag GACAATATTAACGTGCACCAGATGGAATTAGAAGACAACATTAATCACATCCAAAGGGAAGAAATGAACTACTGTGATGAGTATATAAATG ctaCTGGAATTGATGATGTTATATCTGCTTTGGATAATGTGTCATTCGAAAAAACTAAAAGTGTTAAAGCT GCTTATAAAATGTTTGAAGAGGAAAATTTACCGCTTGTTAAAGAAGAGCATAAAGGCTTGAAACTATCGCAGTATAAGCAAATTCTATGGAAACag TTCAAAAAGTCGGCAGATAACCCTATGAACCAAAGAGATTAA
- a CDS encoding prolyl 4-hydroxylase subunit alpha — MDIKKKLQNSRDEYDNNDEKEKYTNIKRNEENFEARKNSDIYIDNYKMQKEKEDEFGIILYDNEIKYSDDMQTIVRKVINEKNIDFYKKYSSFLLYLSNETEYNEIDENNTIDKNNANDENTKVFFKIQLAPQNMSIIYNIIDKKMIEKILSLCANKYKKSKTSVGYITDKQEHYKITNSINRTSSTVFLYTIRNRSVIEENKFDNQSSIVYTKDESIIELENTICNLVKIPLCYLEPLAIVKYEKDNYFNLHHDGTFRRATLLIYLNDVNKDGETIFPYYNLTIKPIQGSGIFWYNNIPVEEEYAITYCVNRINKIYEQEKLTHSQNFEGNINTTPTKESIKNVHYPSSKNEQPPEILHSNSKHEFPNENKKCINKTMDLINFLSEKSNLQKFSIDVINDELGNMYIADMTMLHQANKVTEESKYVINCFFNVNIVRNV, encoded by the coding sequence atggatataaaaaaaaagttgcaAAACTCGAGAGATGAATATGATAACAatgatgaaaaggaaaaatatacaaatataaaaagaaatgaagaaaattttgaagCTAGGAAAAAtagtgatatatatatagataactataaaatgcaaaaagaaaaagaggacGAATTcggtattatattatatgataatGAGATAAAATACAGTGATGATATGCAGACAATTGTTCGAAAAGtaattaatgaaaagaatattgatttttataaaaaatactcttcttttcttttatactTAAGCAATGAGAcagaatataatgaaatagatgaaaataatacaattgATAAAAACAATGCGAATGATGAAAACACGaaagttttttttaagattCAACTAGCGCCCCAGAATATGagcattatttataatataattgataaaaagatgattgaaaaaattttatcattatgtgctaataaatataaaaaaagtaaaacatcAGTTGGGTATATAACAGATAAACAAGaacattataaaattacGAATTCAATAAATAGAACCAGTTCCactgtttttttatatactattAGAAACCGATCTGtaatagaagaaaataaatttgataATCAAAGTTCAATTGTATATACAAAGGATGAGAGTATCATTGAATTAGAAAATACCATATGTAATCTAGTTAAAATACCCTTGTGCTATTTAGAGCCATTAGCTAtagtaaaatatgaaaaagataattatttcaatttACATCATGATGGAACATTCAGAAGAGCAactcttttaatttatttaaatgatgtTAATAAAGATGGAGAAACTATATTTCCGTATTATAACTTAACTATCAAACCAATTCAAGGGTCTGGTATATTTTGGTACAATAATATACCTGTTGAAGAAGAATATGCAATTACTTATTGtgtaaatagaataaataaaatatatgaacaagaaaaattaaCACATAGCCAAAATTTTGaaggaaatataaatactacTCCTACAAAAGaaagtattaaaaatgtacattatccttcttcaaaaaatgaacaacCACCAGAAATCTTACATAGTAATTCTAAACACGAATTCcctaatgaaaataaaaagtgcaTTAATAAAACAATGGATCTTATTAATTTTCTGAGCGAAAAATCAAACTTGCAGAAATTCTCTATTGATGTTATAAATGATGAACTTggtaatatgtatattgcTGATATGACCATGTTACACCAAGCTAACAAAGTTACAGAGGAATCCAAGTATGTTATTAATTgcttttttaatgtaaacaTAGTTCGAAATGTCTAA